In Microbacterium binotii, one DNA window encodes the following:
- a CDS encoding glycosyltransferase, with translation MTVTLRLVLDQLIDVVDPDAAEAAREIAAALVKTAPRGCAVGAIVPAGAEGAAAEIAGLADVWRAPLARPALAASWQLGIAPGIGGGLIHAPGPLAPLVRHDRVNDNDQTVVTLWELCAWEVPGDLPRGAVAAQRALLRRTEKFADAVVVPTHALAAKLVEVAPRLAGRIRVIPGAAPQGFAVPSDAVGRRRELGVMEDVIVVAGSRCDDAAFAAAFSAIGSRGCDRSVVVIDAAAEDKDRVRDLASAAGLPPERVSVQPHLGAPDRAAVLDAASALVSPSALSAFPWRAVEALTLGVPIVAMASAVHEEVLLDGALTAPVESFSDALGQVLASEESRKRYAVRAADRGRAFSWRDHAERVWALHSEL, from the coding sequence ATGACCGTCACGCTCCGCCTCGTGCTCGATCAGCTGATCGATGTGGTCGATCCGGATGCCGCCGAAGCTGCGCGGGAGATCGCCGCAGCCCTCGTGAAGACCGCGCCGCGCGGGTGCGCCGTGGGCGCGATCGTGCCGGCCGGTGCGGAGGGCGCCGCGGCCGAGATCGCAGGCCTGGCGGATGTCTGGCGCGCACCTCTGGCGCGGCCCGCCTTGGCCGCGTCATGGCAGCTCGGGATCGCGCCGGGCATCGGCGGAGGGCTCATCCATGCGCCGGGACCGCTCGCGCCGCTGGTCCGTCACGATCGCGTCAACGACAACGATCAGACCGTCGTGACGCTGTGGGAGCTGTGCGCGTGGGAGGTCCCGGGCGATCTTCCCCGTGGCGCCGTCGCCGCCCAGCGGGCTCTCCTGCGCCGAACCGAGAAGTTCGCCGACGCCGTCGTCGTTCCCACACACGCGCTCGCAGCCAAGCTCGTCGAGGTCGCCCCGCGGCTGGCGGGGCGTATCCGAGTCATTCCGGGAGCCGCGCCGCAAGGCTTCGCGGTTCCCTCGGATGCGGTCGGCCGGCGTCGCGAGCTCGGCGTCATGGAGGACGTCATCGTCGTGGCGGGCTCCCGGTGCGACGACGCCGCCTTCGCGGCGGCCTTCTCAGCGATCGGTTCCCGTGGATGCGACCGCAGCGTCGTCGTGATCGACGCCGCGGCTGAGGACAAGGACCGCGTCCGGGATCTCGCTTCGGCAGCGGGACTTCCGCCCGAGCGGGTCAGCGTCCAGCCCCATCTGGGCGCGCCCGATCGGGCGGCCGTGCTGGATGCCGCGAGCGCGTTGGTCTCGCCGTCTGCACTCAGTGCCTTCCCGTGGCGCGCGGTGGAGGCGCTGACACTGGGGGTGCCCATCGTGGCGATGGCCTCCGCGGTCCACGAAGAGGTGCTCCTCGACGGCGCTCTCACGGCCCCCGTCGAGTCCTTCTCAGACGCGCTCGGGCAGGTTCTGGCGTCGGAGGAGAGCAGGAAACGATACGCGGTCCGCGCGGCGGACCGCGGCCGCGCCTTCTCCTGGCGTGATCACGCCGAAAGGGTCTGGGCGCTGCACTCGGAGCTGTAG
- a CDS encoding PH domain-containing protein, with product MTQPTGFGVRPPTPAPGVAAPERRIVRTRQHARRLFWCALVLIGVAGAVGYFLGNLPAPFEDWMLLVVAGLAVLVLVVVPFLAWLSHTYTVTTRRVIERSGAFGRRSRELSHVRGYRITVRRGPLQRLWRTGTLILDDGVEQPLVIRRIPQVQLVHEVLVDQVEVNQILAHRDAQPLPASPSAPA from the coding sequence GTGACGCAGCCGACCGGATTCGGGGTCCGCCCGCCGACACCCGCACCCGGTGTCGCGGCGCCGGAGCGTCGTATCGTGCGCACTCGCCAGCACGCTCGGCGACTCTTCTGGTGCGCCCTTGTGCTCATCGGCGTCGCCGGTGCCGTGGGTTACTTCCTCGGGAATCTGCCGGCGCCGTTCGAGGACTGGATGCTGTTGGTGGTCGCCGGACTCGCCGTCCTGGTGCTCGTGGTCGTCCCCTTTCTCGCCTGGCTCTCGCATACCTATACGGTCACGACGCGTCGTGTCATCGAACGTTCGGGCGCGTTCGGGCGGCGTTCCCGCGAGCTCAGCCATGTCCGCGGCTATCGCATCACGGTGCGCAGAGGTCCGCTGCAGCGGCTCTGGCGCACCGGCACCTTGATCCTCGACGACGGAGTGGAGCAGCCGCTCGTCATCCGCCGCATCCCGCAGGTGCAGTTGGTGCACGAGGTGCTCGTCGACCAGGTCGAGGTCAACCAGATCCTCGCCCACCGCGACGCGCAACCGCTTCCCGCCTCGCCCAGCGCCCCCGCCTGA
- a CDS encoding acyl-CoA carboxylase epsilon subunit: MTLEESGEALRIDVRKGNPDEVELAAAIAVVAAAYRQEEQGAVAAEPIRRSAWSLSQRGLRQPLRREAGWGGYSG, translated from the coding sequence ATGACCCTCGAGGAATCGGGCGAAGCGCTGCGGATCGACGTACGCAAGGGGAATCCGGACGAGGTGGAGCTCGCGGCGGCGATCGCGGTCGTCGCCGCCGCCTACCGGCAGGAGGAGCAGGGCGCGGTGGCCGCCGAGCCGATCCGGCGCTCCGCGTGGTCACTGTCGCAGCGCGGGCTCCGACAGCCGCTCCGGCGTGAAGCCGGATGGGGCGGATACAGCGGCTGA
- a CDS encoding sugar nucleotide-binding protein: protein MTEFGKQLTVTETTIPGLVVFDLPVHGDSRGWFKENWQREKMVAAGLADFGPVQNNISFNDAVGTTRGIHAEPWDKFVSVATGRIFGAWVDLREGPTFGAVYTTELDPSKAIFVPRGVGNSYQTLEADTAYTYLVNDHWSPTAAYSFLNLADATAAIEWPIPLDEVEISEKDKNHPRLADVTPIPPKKTLVLGANGQLGRALRARLGDAAHLEYATRTDLDITADGLDTARRWRDYDTIINASAYTAVDKAETPEGRKDAWSANATAVAALARIATAHGITLVHVSSDYVFDGTKPGAYTETDALAPLGVYGQTKAAGDIAAATAPRHYIIRTSWVIGDGNNFVRTMASLAERGIDPKVVDDQTGRLTFTPDIAAAIAHLLETSAPYGVYNVTGAGEPTTWADIARSVFELTGHDPARITGVSTQEYFANAAGPISPRPTNSVLDLGKIQATGFSPATSADQLSAYVRS, encoded by the coding sequence ATGACGGAGTTCGGCAAGCAACTCACCGTCACCGAGACCACCATCCCCGGCCTCGTCGTCTTCGACCTGCCGGTGCACGGCGACTCCCGCGGCTGGTTCAAAGAGAACTGGCAGCGCGAGAAGATGGTCGCGGCGGGACTTGCCGACTTCGGTCCCGTGCAGAACAACATCTCCTTCAACGATGCCGTCGGCACCACGCGCGGCATCCACGCGGAGCCATGGGACAAGTTCGTCTCCGTCGCCACCGGCCGGATCTTCGGCGCGTGGGTGGATCTACGCGAAGGCCCCACCTTCGGCGCCGTCTACACGACCGAGCTCGACCCCTCGAAGGCGATCTTCGTGCCGCGAGGCGTGGGCAACTCGTATCAGACCCTCGAAGCGGACACGGCGTACACCTACCTCGTCAACGACCACTGGTCCCCCACCGCCGCGTACTCGTTCCTGAACCTCGCGGACGCGACCGCCGCGATCGAGTGGCCCATCCCGCTCGATGAGGTGGAGATCAGCGAGAAAGACAAGAACCACCCCCGCCTCGCAGACGTCACGCCCATCCCACCGAAGAAGACACTCGTGCTCGGCGCGAACGGTCAACTCGGACGCGCACTGCGCGCCCGCCTCGGCGACGCCGCGCACCTCGAGTACGCCACCCGCACCGATCTCGACATCACCGCAGACGGCCTCGACACGGCCCGACGATGGCGCGACTACGACACGATCATCAACGCATCCGCCTACACCGCCGTCGACAAAGCCGAGACACCCGAAGGCCGCAAGGATGCGTGGTCGGCGAACGCGACCGCGGTGGCAGCCCTCGCCCGCATCGCCACGGCACACGGAATCACCCTCGTACACGTCTCCAGCGACTACGTCTTCGACGGCACGAAGCCCGGCGCATACACCGAGACAGATGCCCTCGCGCCCCTCGGCGTGTACGGCCAGACCAAAGCCGCCGGCGACATCGCCGCAGCCACAGCCCCCCGCCACTACATCATCCGCACCAGCTGGGTGATCGGAGACGGCAACAACTTCGTGCGCACAATGGCCAGCCTCGCCGAACGCGGTATCGACCCCAAAGTCGTCGACGACCAGACCGGACGCCTGACCTTCACCCCCGATATCGCGGCGGCCATCGCGCACCTGCTCGAGACCAGCGCACCCTACGGCGTCTACAACGTCACCGGCGCAGGCGAACCCACCACGTGGGCCGACATCGCCCGCAGCGTGTTCGAGCTCACCGGCCACGACCCTGCCCGGATCACCGGCGTCAGCACGCAGGAGTACTTCGCCAACGCCGCGGGCCCCATCTCCCCGCGGCCCACGAACAGCGTCCTCGACCTCGGCAAGATCCAGGCGACGGGATTCTCCCCTGCCACCTCAGCCGATCAGCTGTCGGCGTACGTGCGGAGCTGA
- the purE gene encoding 5-(carboxyamino)imidazole ribonucleotide mutase, with protein sequence MGSDSDWRVMNEASAALTEFGIPHEVEVVSAHRTPEKLHRYGVDARSRGLRVIIAGAGGAAHLPGMLASVTPLPVIGVPVPLATLDGLDSLLSIVQMPAGIPVATVSIGGARNAGILAARILGAGDPGIADRLESYARELEQIVEQKNQRLKDSL encoded by the coding sequence ATGGGCTCCGATTCCGACTGGCGTGTGATGAACGAGGCCTCGGCCGCTCTCACCGAGTTCGGCATCCCGCACGAGGTAGAGGTCGTCTCGGCGCACCGCACTCCCGAGAAGCTGCACCGCTACGGCGTCGATGCGCGCTCGCGCGGGCTGCGGGTGATCATCGCCGGTGCGGGCGGTGCGGCGCACCTGCCGGGAATGCTCGCTTCCGTCACGCCCCTTCCCGTCATCGGAGTCCCCGTTCCGCTCGCGACCCTGGACGGGCTGGATTCGCTGCTGAGCATCGTGCAGATGCCGGCCGGGATCCCGGTCGCGACCGTCTCGATCGGCGGGGCGCGCAACGCTGGAATCCTTGCAGCGCGGATCCTGGGCGCAGGGGACCCCGGTATCGCCGATCGGCTCGAGTCGTACGCGCGCGAGCTCGAGCAGATCGTCGAGCAGAAGAATCAGCGGCTGAAGGACTCGTTGTGA
- a CDS encoding 5-(carboxyamino)imidazole ribonucleotide synthase: MAVRVGVVGGGQLARMMIAPAAELGLEIRVLAESEGMSAALAATAVGDYRDLETVRAFAGDVDVLTFDHEHVPQDVLRALVADGVPVHPGPDALRFAQDKLEMRERLAELGMPQPDWARVENVDELQEFLDDHGHRAVVKTPRGGYDGKGVRVVSAATEAQDWFTALAEDARGGALLVEELVDFRRELAQQVARRPSGDIVAYPVVETVQRDGVCAEVVAPAPGAQGRVAAEAERIGVAIADGLGVTGMLAVELFETTDERLLVNELAMRPHNSGHWSQDGAVTSQFEQHLRAVLDLPLGDPGVRAPWSVMINILGGPAEGTLEDRFGAAMSAHPAAKVHTYGKAPRPGRKVGHVNVAGDDLDDVVYEARAAAAHFLD, encoded by the coding sequence ATGGCGGTGCGCGTGGGAGTCGTGGGCGGCGGACAGCTTGCCCGGATGATGATCGCTCCGGCGGCGGAACTCGGACTCGAGATCCGCGTGCTGGCCGAGTCCGAGGGGATGAGCGCGGCGCTCGCCGCGACGGCGGTGGGCGACTACCGCGACCTCGAGACGGTGCGCGCGTTCGCCGGCGACGTGGACGTGCTGACCTTCGATCACGAGCACGTGCCGCAGGATGTGCTGCGCGCGCTGGTCGCGGACGGCGTCCCCGTGCACCCCGGCCCCGACGCGCTGCGGTTCGCGCAGGACAAGCTCGAGATGCGCGAGCGGCTGGCGGAGCTCGGCATGCCCCAGCCCGACTGGGCGCGCGTGGAGAACGTCGACGAGTTGCAGGAGTTCCTCGACGACCACGGTCATCGCGCGGTCGTGAAGACGCCGCGCGGTGGCTACGACGGCAAGGGAGTACGTGTCGTGTCGGCGGCGACCGAGGCGCAGGACTGGTTCACGGCGCTCGCAGAGGACGCCCGCGGCGGCGCTCTTTTGGTCGAGGAGCTCGTCGACTTCCGCCGCGAGCTGGCGCAGCAGGTCGCGCGGCGCCCCTCGGGCGACATCGTCGCGTATCCGGTGGTCGAGACGGTCCAGCGCGACGGTGTGTGCGCGGAGGTCGTGGCCCCTGCGCCCGGCGCGCAGGGCCGAGTGGCCGCGGAGGCCGAGCGCATCGGCGTCGCGATCGCGGACGGCCTCGGAGTCACCGGGATGCTGGCGGTGGAGCTGTTCGAGACCACCGATGAGCGACTGCTCGTCAACGAGCTCGCCATGCGTCCGCACAACAGCGGGCACTGGAGCCAGGACGGCGCGGTCACGAGCCAGTTCGAGCAGCATCTGCGCGCCGTGCTCGACCTCCCGCTGGGTGACCCGGGCGTGCGCGCACCGTGGTCGGTGATGATCAACATCCTGGGCGGACCCGCCGAGGGGACCCTCGAGGACCGCTTCGGTGCGGCGATGTCCGCGCATCCGGCGGCGAAGGTGCACACCTACGGCAAGGCTCCGCGCCCCGGCCGCAAGGTCGGGCATGTGAACGTCGCCGGCGACGACCTCGACGACGTGGTCTACGAGGCGAGGGCCGCCGCCGCGCACTTCCTGGACTGA
- a CDS encoding LCP family protein, protein MSAVSPPRPGQRQAAAPVVNPYPLRYPDSSSRTVMTRRAWWLVVLNLLVPGSAQALAGNRRLGRLGLGATLLLWALALICAVIALIDLGTFVDLATGAWVPGWLALLRPMPMLVVQGILFLYAGLWIVLTIDTLRLVRLVKIQPWARLATSILAIGALVLASSGAVWASNSVGAARDALGTVFTQTGPAVEPIDGYYNILLLGADSGEGRDSMRFDSISVVSINAETGATTIFGIPRDMPNFPFAPGPMQDKYPNGHESHPSPTCGWGSGINQLRTEVEVCQDGNSIYPDAVANGSEPGVEATKDAAEGILGIQIPFYAFIDMDGFAALIDALGGVDITVTERLPKGGGPAYEGQSAEEWATGWIEPGEQHMDGDTAQWYARSRYTTNDWDRMLRQRQLQEAILAQFTPGNVLSRFQDVAAAGTHLVKTDIPQTMLGYFVELAIKAKEQPVTSIELTPQGGIDDRNPDYEKVHQIVQQALYPPTPSPTPEG, encoded by the coding sequence GTGAGCGCCGTGAGTCCGCCGCGCCCCGGCCAGCGTCAGGCGGCCGCGCCGGTGGTGAACCCGTACCCGCTCCGCTATCCCGACAGCTCGTCACGAACCGTGATGACGCGACGCGCATGGTGGCTCGTCGTGCTGAACCTCCTGGTGCCGGGCTCCGCTCAGGCGCTGGCGGGCAACCGTCGGCTGGGACGGCTCGGCCTCGGTGCCACGCTGCTGCTGTGGGCACTCGCGCTCATCTGCGCGGTGATCGCGCTGATCGATCTCGGTACGTTCGTCGATCTCGCCACGGGTGCGTGGGTCCCGGGATGGCTCGCTCTGCTACGTCCGATGCCCATGCTCGTCGTGCAGGGGATCCTGTTCCTCTACGCCGGGCTGTGGATCGTCCTCACGATCGACACACTCCGTCTGGTCCGACTCGTGAAGATCCAGCCGTGGGCTCGGCTGGCGACGTCGATCCTCGCCATCGGCGCCCTCGTGCTCGCGAGCTCGGGCGCCGTCTGGGCATCGAACTCGGTCGGCGCCGCACGCGACGCGCTCGGTACGGTCTTCACCCAGACCGGACCCGCGGTGGAACCGATCGACGGTTACTACAACATCCTCCTGCTCGGCGCGGACAGCGGCGAGGGCCGCGACTCCATGCGTTTCGACAGCATCTCGGTCGTCTCGATCAACGCGGAGACCGGCGCCACCACGATCTTCGGAATCCCGCGCGACATGCCGAACTTCCCGTTCGCTCCCGGGCCGATGCAGGACAAGTACCCCAACGGCCACGAATCGCACCCCAGCCCCACCTGCGGGTGGGGCAGCGGGATCAACCAGCTGCGTACGGAGGTCGAGGTCTGCCAGGACGGCAACTCGATCTATCCGGATGCGGTCGCCAACGGCTCCGAGCCGGGAGTCGAAGCGACGAAGGACGCCGCCGAGGGCATCCTCGGCATCCAGATCCCCTTCTACGCGTTCATCGATATGGATGGTTTCGCAGCTCTGATCGATGCGCTGGGCGGGGTCGACATCACTGTCACCGAGCGACTGCCGAAGGGCGGCGGCCCCGCTTACGAGGGTCAGAGCGCCGAGGAGTGGGCGACCGGGTGGATCGAGCCCGGCGAGCAGCACATGGATGGCGACACCGCGCAGTGGTACGCCCGTTCGCGCTATACGACGAACGACTGGGACCGCATGCTGCGTCAACGTCAGCTGCAGGAGGCGATCCTCGCGCAGTTCACCCCGGGCAACGTCCTCAGCCGGTTCCAGGACGTCGCCGCAGCGGGCACGCACCTCGTCAAGACGGACATCCCGCAGACCATGCTCGGGTACTTCGTCGAACTCGCCATCAAGGCGAAGGAACAACCCGTTACCTCGATCGAGCTGACGCCCCAGGGTGGGATCGACGATCGCAACCCGGACTACGAGAAGGTGCACCAGATCGTGCAGCAGGCGCTCTATCCGCCGACGCCCTCCCCGACTCCGGAGGGCTGA
- a CDS encoding biotin--[acetyl-CoA-carboxylase] ligase — protein sequence MPIPADGYPLAAAVSPRVQVVETTDSTNADVVAAVLADDAGWPHLSVLVTTDQRRGRGRLDRTWVTPAGTALAVSVVVRVGALPVHARGWIPLIAGIAMTRAIAAQLRGIPQAVGLKWPNDVLVDGQKICGILAEAVPGEFDAVVVGAGVNTRMPRVDLPVATAVSFAALGQEADEDRLLADYLSGLDDMLMALIDADGDAVAAGIQSAVDSVCTTLGGDVAVSLPDGTSLEGRAERIDAEGRLVVSTGGAEVPVAAGDVTHVR from the coding sequence ATGCCGATCCCTGCCGATGGATACCCTCTCGCCGCCGCTGTCAGCCCCCGGGTGCAGGTCGTCGAGACGACCGATTCGACGAACGCGGATGTGGTCGCCGCCGTCCTGGCGGACGACGCCGGGTGGCCGCATCTGTCCGTGCTGGTGACGACCGACCAGCGTCGGGGCCGCGGCCGGTTGGACCGTACCTGGGTCACGCCGGCCGGTACGGCGCTCGCCGTCTCCGTGGTGGTGCGCGTGGGCGCTCTGCCCGTTCATGCGCGGGGGTGGATCCCCCTGATCGCGGGCATCGCGATGACGCGGGCGATCGCCGCGCAGCTGCGCGGCATCCCGCAGGCAGTGGGGCTGAAGTGGCCCAACGACGTCCTCGTGGACGGGCAGAAGATCTGCGGCATCCTGGCGGAGGCCGTACCCGGCGAGTTCGATGCCGTCGTGGTCGGCGCAGGGGTCAACACGCGGATGCCGCGGGTCGATCTGCCCGTGGCGACGGCGGTCTCCTTCGCCGCTCTCGGGCAGGAGGCCGATGAGGACAGGTTGCTCGCCGACTACCTGAGCGGTCTCGACGACATGCTCATGGCTCTCATCGACGCCGACGGCGACGCGGTCGCTGCGGGCATCCAGTCCGCCGTCGACAGCGTTTGCACGACGCTGGGTGGCGACGTGGCGGTGTCGCTGCCCGACGGCACGTCGCTGGAAGGTCGGGCCGAGCGCATCGATGCGGAGGGGCGACTGGTCGTGTCCACCGGCGGTGCGGAGGTCCCCGTCGCGGCGGGAGACGTCACGCACGTCCGGTAG
- a CDS encoding acyl-CoA carboxylase subunit beta has protein sequence MTDSPDLSTTAGKIADLRQRYQEAVVDAEKNAQTKQHAKDKLTARERIELLVDHGSFVEMDEYVRHRTTAFGMERSRPYGDSVVIGTGTIHGRTVAVYAQDFSTFGGSLGEVAGDKIIKIMEFALRAGCPCIGILDSGGARIQEGVVALGKYGEIFRLNTAASGVIPQISLIMGPAAGGAVYSPALTDFVIMVDKTSQMFVTGPDVIKTVTGEDVGMEELGGALTHNTRSGVAHYLAEDEDDAIDYARTLIGFLPDNNMSEVPGYEGVFEFETTDADRALNAVIPDSPNQPYDIHQVIEHVVDDGEFLEVQPLFAPNIVIGFGRVEGRTVGVIANQPSQMAGTLNIDAGEKASRFVRFCDAFSIPIVTLVDVPGYLPGTDQEWTGVIRRGAKLLYAYAEATVPLVTVILRKAYGGAYIVMGSKQLGADINLAWPTAEIAVMGGQGAVNILYRGEIKRAEEAGEDVAAVRARLANEYTYNVASPFLAAERGELDGIIEPAQTRVAIAKALRSLRGKRASLPPKKHGNIPL, from the coding sequence GTGACGGACAGCCCCGACCTCTCGACCACCGCAGGCAAGATCGCCGACCTGCGCCAGCGCTATCAGGAAGCGGTCGTCGACGCCGAGAAGAACGCCCAGACGAAACAGCACGCGAAAGACAAGCTCACGGCACGTGAGCGCATCGAGCTGCTCGTCGATCACGGCAGTTTCGTGGAGATGGACGAGTACGTGCGTCACCGCACGACGGCCTTCGGCATGGAGCGCTCGCGTCCGTACGGCGACTCCGTCGTGATCGGAACCGGCACCATCCACGGTCGCACGGTCGCCGTGTATGCGCAGGACTTCTCCACCTTCGGCGGCTCGCTCGGCGAAGTCGCCGGCGACAAGATCATCAAGATCATGGAGTTCGCGCTGCGCGCGGGCTGCCCCTGCATCGGCATCCTCGACTCGGGCGGAGCCCGCATCCAGGAGGGCGTGGTGGCGCTCGGCAAGTACGGCGAGATCTTCCGCCTGAACACCGCGGCATCCGGCGTGATCCCGCAGATCTCGCTCATCATGGGTCCGGCGGCGGGTGGAGCGGTCTACTCCCCCGCCCTCACCGACTTCGTCATCATGGTCGACAAGACGAGCCAGATGTTCGTGACCGGACCCGACGTCATCAAGACGGTCACGGGCGAGGACGTCGGGATGGAGGAGCTGGGCGGTGCCCTCACGCACAACACACGCTCCGGCGTCGCGCATTACCTCGCCGAGGACGAGGATGACGCGATCGACTACGCCCGCACGCTGATCGGCTTCCTCCCCGACAACAACATGTCCGAGGTCCCGGGCTACGAGGGCGTCTTCGAGTTCGAGACGACGGATGCGGACCGCGCGCTCAACGCGGTGATCCCCGACTCGCCGAACCAGCCCTACGACATCCACCAGGTCATCGAGCACGTGGTGGACGACGGGGAGTTCCTCGAGGTCCAGCCCCTCTTCGCCCCGAACATCGTGATCGGCTTCGGCCGCGTCGAGGGCCGCACGGTCGGCGTCATCGCCAACCAGCCCTCGCAGATGGCGGGAACGCTCAACATCGACGCGGGAGAGAAGGCCAGCCGCTTCGTCCGATTCTGCGACGCATTCTCCATCCCGATCGTGACGCTCGTCGACGTGCCGGGCTATCTGCCCGGCACCGACCAGGAGTGGACGGGCGTCATCCGCCGCGGAGCGAAGCTGCTCTACGCCTACGCCGAGGCGACCGTCCCGCTCGTCACCGTGATCCTGCGCAAGGCCTACGGCGGTGCCTACATCGTGATGGGCTCCAAGCAGCTGGGCGCCGACATCAACCTGGCCTGGCCGACCGCGGAGATCGCCGTCATGGGCGGGCAGGGAGCGGTGAACATCCTCTACCGCGGCGAGATCAAGCGTGCCGAAGAAGCCGGCGAGGACGTCGCCGCGGTGCGTGCACGGCTGGCGAACGAGTACACGTACAACGTGGCATCCCCCTTCCTCGCGGCCGAGCGCGGCGAGCTGGACGGGATCATCGAACCCGCTCAGACCCGCGTCGCGATCGCGAAGGCGCTGCGCTCCCTGCGCGGCAAGCGCGCCAGCCTGCCGCCGAAGAAGCACGGGAACATCCCGCTATGA
- the rfbB gene encoding dTDP-glucose 4,6-dehydratase, translating to MSRLLVTGGAGFIGSNFVHHVVGNTDHEVIVLDKMTYAGNRASLAGLDEDRVRLVVGDIADAALVDELFAQVDAVVHYAAESHNDNSLHDPRPFLDTNIIGTYTLLEAARKHDKRLHHISTDEVYGDLELDDPARFTENTPYNPSSPYSSTKAGSDLLVRAWVRSFGVRATISNCSNNYGPYQHVEKFIPRQITNVIRGIRPKLYGAGENVRDWIHADDHSSAVLTILDKGVIGETYLIGADGEKNNKDVVELILETMGQPRDAYDHVTDRAGHDLRYAIDSTKLRTELGWMPAYSDFETGLANTIDWYRANEAWWAPTKDGVEAFYASKGQ from the coding sequence GTGTCCAGACTTCTCGTGACCGGCGGGGCCGGGTTCATTGGTTCGAATTTCGTGCACCACGTCGTGGGGAACACCGATCACGAGGTGATCGTGCTCGACAAGATGACGTACGCGGGCAACCGGGCGTCGTTGGCGGGTCTTGACGAGGACCGGGTGCGGCTGGTCGTGGGCGATATCGCCGACGCGGCGCTGGTGGACGAGTTGTTCGCTCAGGTCGACGCGGTCGTGCATTACGCGGCCGAGTCCCACAACGACAACAGCCTGCACGATCCGCGTCCGTTCCTGGACACGAACATCATCGGCACGTACACGCTGCTCGAAGCCGCCCGTAAGCACGACAAGCGCTTGCACCACATCTCCACCGACGAGGTCTACGGCGATCTCGAACTCGACGACCCGGCACGCTTCACCGAGAACACCCCCTACAACCCGTCGTCCCCGTACTCGTCCACCAAAGCCGGCTCCGACCTGCTGGTGCGCGCGTGGGTGCGCTCGTTCGGGGTCCGCGCCACGATCAGCAACTGCTCCAACAACTACGGCCCCTACCAGCACGTCGAGAAGTTCATCCCCCGACAGATCACCAACGTGATCCGCGGTATCCGCCCCAAGCTGTACGGCGCCGGCGAGAACGTGCGCGACTGGATCCACGCCGACGACCACTCCTCCGCCGTGCTCACCATCTTGGACAAGGGCGTGATCGGTGAGACCTACCTCATCGGCGCCGACGGCGAGAAGAACAACAAAGACGTCGTCGAACTCATCCTCGAGACGATGGGCCAGCCCCGCGACGCCTACGACCACGTCACCGACCGCGCCGGCCACGACCTGCGCTACGCGATCGACTCCACCAAGCTCCGCACCGAACTCGGCTGGATGCCCGCCTACAGCGACTTCGAAACCGGACTCGCCAACACCATCGACTGGTACCGCGCCAACGAAGCATGGTGGGCACCCACCAAAGACGGCGTCGAAGCCTTCTACGCCAGCAAAGGACAGTGA